A genomic stretch from Anaerolineales bacterium includes:
- a CDS encoding MgtC/SapB family protein: protein MSDLINLEPWWRFAVALLIGALIGLEREFVQQKMGEEDFAGIRTFSLMSLLGAIGAYLVEDFGILPFLAAYIGIILLVWASYMGEIVRKHEEGITTEVAALIAPLLGAMVVWDEFEIASALGVITALVLAIKPAMRKLTSRMSAKDLRAILEFLLITAVVLPLLPNRNFGPFNVVNPYQIWLLVILVSGIGFFGYVLIKMLGAEQGIGVTGILGGLVSSTATTVSFSGRSKGNPELSSILAQGILLTSSVMFPRIMIEVAIVYTPLLHVIAIPMVAMLCASLGLVFFLRRRRNTLNAEERKPVEVSNPLRLPTAITFALAFVVILIVVQWANEAFGETGVYVASAISGVTDVDAITLSVSELASNSQMESQVAGFAVVLAALVNTVAKAVMAWTLGSTELRRTIVRAFGIVVLTGLVSSLIIFVSA from the coding sequence TTGAGCGATTTGATCAATCTCGAACCTTGGTGGCGCTTCGCCGTGGCGCTGTTGATCGGCGCACTCATCGGCCTGGAACGCGAGTTCGTCCAGCAGAAAATGGGCGAAGAGGACTTCGCAGGAATCCGCACGTTTTCGCTCATGTCGTTGCTTGGGGCGATCGGCGCCTACCTGGTTGAAGACTTCGGGATCTTACCTTTTCTCGCAGCCTACATCGGCATTATCTTGCTGGTATGGGCCAGCTACATGGGTGAGATCGTTCGCAAGCATGAGGAGGGTATTACAACCGAGGTCGCGGCCCTCATCGCGCCGCTGCTGGGCGCCATGGTGGTCTGGGACGAATTCGAGATCGCCTCCGCGTTGGGAGTCATAACGGCGTTGGTGCTGGCCATCAAACCTGCCATGCGCAAGTTGACGAGCCGCATGAGCGCCAAAGACCTGCGTGCGATCCTGGAATTTTTACTGATCACTGCCGTCGTACTGCCGCTGCTGCCCAATCGCAATTTTGGGCCCTTCAACGTCGTCAATCCGTATCAAATCTGGCTGTTGGTCATCCTTGTCTCGGGCATCGGCTTCTTCGGCTACGTGCTGATCAAGATGCTCGGCGCCGAACAAGGTATCGGAGTCACCGGCATTCTGGGCGGCCTGGTGAGCAGCACAGCGACGACCGTCAGTTTCTCCGGCAGGAGTAAAGGCAATCCGGAACTTTCCTCGATATTGGCACAGGGCATCCTGTTGACCTCGAGCGTGATGTTCCCTCGCATAATGATCGAGGTGGCGATCGTTTACACTCCGCTGCTGCATGTAATCGCTATCCCCATGGTTGCGATGCTGTGCGCCAGTTTGGGTTTGGTGTTCTTCCTCCGGCGTCGACGAAACACCCTTAATGCGGAGGAACGAAAACCGGTCGAGGTCTCGAACCCCCTGCGCCTACCGACGGCGATCACTTTTGCCCTGGCGTTTGTCGTAATCCTGATCGTCGTGCAGTGGGCGAACGAGGCGTTCGGGGAAACCGGGGTGTACGTTGCCAGTGCGATCAGCGGGGTGACGGACGTAGACGCGATCACGCTCAGTGTATCAGAGTTGGCCTCGAACAGTCAGATGGAATCCCAGGTAGCGGGGTTTGCGGTCGTGTTGGCCGCCCTGGTCAACACCGTTGCAAAGGCGGTGATGGCCTGGACCCTGGGATCCACAGAATTACGCAGAACGATCGTACG